In one window of Candidatus Margulisiibacteriota bacterium DNA:
- a CDS encoding DJ-1/PfpI family protein, whose product MAVLFLIVPNGFRDEEYAVPKRILEEAGFAVVTASTLLGKLRGKKDLVTARVDLTLDKVNSADYQGLMIVGGQKTYWHNATVLRLCREFDADGRLVAAICISGVIPAQAGLLRGRQLTVFPDVDALESIRQNGGVYVNKPVVVSDNIITADGPAAAEEFGRAMVKFLAR is encoded by the coding sequence ATGGCGGTTTTGTTTTTGATCGTGCCCAATGGTTTTCGTGATGAGGAATACGCCGTGCCGAAACGGATCCTGGAAGAGGCTGGTTTTGCGGTGGTGACGGCGTCGACCCTGCTTGGCAAATTGCGCGGCAAAAAAGATTTAGTGACCGCCCGCGTAGACCTCACGCTCGATAAAGTAAATTCAGCGGATTATCAAGGACTGATGATCGTCGGCGGACAGAAAACTTATTGGCACAATGCCACGGTTTTGCGTTTGTGCCGCGAATTTGACGCGGACGGCAGACTTGTCGCGGCGATTTGTATTTCCGGGGTGATACCCGCGCAGGCGGGTTTGCTGCGCGGCAGACAATTGACCGTGTTCCCGGATGTCGATGCGCTGGAGAGTATCCGCCAGAATGGCGGCGTGTATGTCAACAAACCGGTGGTGGTCAGCGACAATATTATCACCGCTGACGGTCCGGCTGCCGCGGAAGAATTCGGCAGAGCCATGGTGAAGTTTCTCGCGCGATGA